In a genomic window of Sulfuriferula nivalis:
- a CDS encoding sulfurtransferase TusA family protein: MNFDKELDAKGLNCPLPILRCKKSLADMTTGQVLKIVATDPGAIKDFEAFAKQTGNELLSSAQAGAEFTFFMKKK; encoded by the coding sequence ATGAATTTCGATAAAGAATTAGATGCAAAAGGTTTAAACTGCCCATTGCCAATCTTGCGTTGCAAGAAAAGCTTGGCTGATATGACTACTGGTCAAGTGTTGAAAATTGTTGCAACAGATCCAGGCGCTATTAAAGATTTCGAAGCATTTGCTAAGCAAACAGGTAATGAATTGCTTTCATCTGCTCAAGCTGGTGCTGAATTTACTTTCTTTATGAAGAAGAAATAA